In a single window of the Candidatus Omnitrophota bacterium genome:
- a CDS encoding YggS family pyridoxal phosphate-dependent enzyme, which yields MIKDNVKALLAELPEGVELVAAAKTRSAAEISQALEAGVEIIGENYVQDLIRVYDSVKVPVLWHFIGHLQTNKVRQIVDKVDMVETLDSLRLAEEINKRCAAIDKVMPVLVEINSAEEIAKAGVLPEDAENFVEKIAGLKNIAVKGLMTMGPMTAKDEDLRMYFSQTRRVFDRIKLRQIEGVKMKYLSMGMTSSYKLAIGEGANMVRIGTRIFGERNYD from the coding sequence ATGATAAAAGATAATGTTAAAGCTTTGCTGGCTGAGTTGCCCGAAGGGGTGGAGCTGGTCGCCGCCGCCAAGACCCGTTCCGCGGCCGAAATATCACAAGCTCTCGAGGCGGGCGTTGAAATCATCGGTGAGAACTATGTGCAGGATCTTATCAGGGTTTATGATTCTGTAAAGGTTCCGGTCTTGTGGCATTTTATAGGACATCTTCAGACGAATAAAGTCAGACAGATCGTTGATAAAGTTGATATGGTAGAAACTCTGGATTCCCTTCGCCTGGCGGAAGAAATAAATAAAAGGTGCGCCGCTATAGACAAGGTGATGCCGGTTCTTGTGGAAATAAACAGCGCCGAAGAGATCGCGAAGGCCGGGGTGCTACCGGAAGATGCGGAGAATTTTGTTGAGAAGATAGCGGGTTTGAAAAATATTGCCGTTAAAGGGCTGATGACCATGGGGCCAATGACCGCGAAAGATGAAGATTTGCGGATGTATTTTAGCCAAACCCGCCGGGTATTTGATAGGATTAAACTCAGGCAGATTGAAGGTGTTAAAATGAAATATCTGTCCATGGGCATGACTTCTTCCTATAAGCTCGCGATCGGGGAGGGGGCCAATATGGTGAGGATAGGTACCAGGATATTCGGGGAGAGAAATTACGATTGA